A single region of the Verrucomicrobiia bacterium genome encodes:
- a CDS encoding EF-hand domain-containing protein: MNAKRLIIFALALSLPASTLLAQDGPPSGGPDNPPPAGGPGQGGPGGRHHRPPPMPIIMALDVNHDGVISADEIANAPAALKTLDKNGDGQLTKDEYMPQRPNRNGGPDVPPPGDDNHKRPLPPIVAALDTNGDGIISADEIANAATSLLKLDKNGDGKLTMDELRPPRPQGGPDDGPDGDGHRPPPPAGQNNN; this comes from the coding sequence ATGAACGCAAAACGACTTATTATCTTCGCGCTGGCTTTGAGCCTGCCCGCATCCACCCTCCTCGCCCAGGACGGCCCACCTTCCGGCGGCCCGGATAATCCTCCACCGGCTGGCGGTCCGGGACAAGGCGGTCCTGGTGGACGCCATCATCGCCCGCCGCCGATGCCGATCATCATGGCGCTTGATGTCAATCACGACGGCGTGATTTCAGCCGATGAAATTGCCAACGCTCCCGCCGCCTTGAAGACGCTCGACAAAAATGGCGACGGCCAACTCACGAAGGACGAATACATGCCTCAGCGTCCCAATCGAAACGGCGGCCCCGATGTTCCTCCTCCCGGCGACGATAACCACAAACGCCCGCTTCCGCCCATCGTTGCCGCGCTGGATACGAATGGCGATGGCATCATCTCGGCTGACGAAATTGCCAATGCCGCAACTTCGTTGTTGAAGCTCGATAAGAATGGCGACGGCAAATTGACGATGGACGAACTTCGCCCACCGCGTCCACAAGGTGGTCCTGACGACGGTCCCGACGGCGACGGCCATCGCCCGCCGCCTCCCGCCGGCCAGAACAACAACTAA
- a CDS encoding response regulator transcription factor, protein MATPNQDRNSTGNAADRTRVLIIDDDRKLCRLIRDYLEPMGYDIEMAHTGPEGLEKALRDSFNAVILDLMLPGMDGFEVLKKLRHTSDVPVLMLTGRGEEPDRIVGLEIGADDYLPKTFSTRELLARLRAVTRRAGRKAADKSDPAQEIVVGPLRVRPESRVALLDNQSLVLTPVEFDLLACLAQAKGRVKTREQLLDSISDRNYDVFDRSIDVHISALRKKLGDDPKNPRFIRTLRVAGYLMIDPENDV, encoded by the coding sequence ATGGCAACGCCAAATCAGGATCGCAATTCAACCGGCAACGCGGCCGACCGCACGCGCGTGCTGATCATTGATGACGATCGCAAATTATGCCGTCTCATCCGCGATTATCTTGAGCCGATGGGCTATGACATCGAGATGGCGCACACTGGGCCGGAAGGTTTGGAGAAAGCGCTGCGCGATTCTTTCAATGCGGTGATTCTTGATCTGATGTTGCCGGGCATGGATGGCTTTGAGGTGTTGAAAAAATTGCGGCACACATCGGACGTGCCCGTGCTCATGCTGACCGGGCGCGGCGAAGAGCCGGATCGCATCGTCGGATTGGAAATCGGCGCGGACGATTATTTGCCGAAAACTTTTTCCACGCGCGAATTGCTCGCACGACTGCGCGCCGTGACGCGTCGCGCCGGCCGGAAGGCTGCGGACAAATCAGACCCGGCACAGGAGATTGTGGTTGGACCGTTGCGAGTGCGCCCGGAGTCGCGCGTGGCTTTGCTGGATAATCAGTCGCTCGTGCTGACGCCCGTGGAATTTGATTTGCTCGCGTGCCTCGCACAAGCGAAAGGCCGCGTGAAAACGCGCGAGCAACTCCTCGATTCCATCAGCGACCGCAACTACGACGTGTTTGATCGCTCGATTGACGTGCATATTTCCGCGTTGCGCAAAAAACTCGGCGACGATCCAAAAAATCCACGCTTCATCCGCACGTTGCGCGTCGCGGGTTATCTGATGATTGACCCGGAAAACGATGTTTAA
- a CDS encoding HAMP domain-containing sensor histidine kinase has product MKLRFPLYAKILCWFFLNVVFLCAVFLAVGRGQFHFGLDALISGPAGERFQKVTQLLTAELRDRPQTNWTGVLKQFSDTYNVQFYLFRNGEQLAGETVKLPDEVRERVNERRGFGPPSRHQPGPPDEADRPPNEDRRPPDEFAPPPPHDLSRDSTPSGPLENHRFMIHTASPSRYWVVTHFVIPDAARRARPEPMALVAASESMSGGGLFFDLTSWIMAGVAVVVISVLFWFPLVRGITRSISRMTDATEKIAEGHFEVRAQVQRNDELGLLSDAINRMAMRLSGFVAGQKRFLGDIAHELCSPIARIQVALAILEQRADEKQKSQLQDLREEVEQMSNLVNELLSFTKASMGGATVKLQTVSVKTILEKAVARECALGGGTEVKLEVAEDLQIKGDADLLLRAFGNILRNAIHYAGQAGPITITALREETQVRVNVEDCGPGIPEAAIAQVFDPFYRVDVSRARETGGVGLGLAIVKTCVESCGGTVRCENRAEGGLRVVTQFIAAE; this is encoded by the coding sequence ATGAAACTTAGATTTCCATTGTATGCGAAAATCCTCTGCTGGTTTTTCCTGAACGTCGTTTTTCTTTGCGCGGTATTTCTTGCCGTCGGGCGCGGGCAATTTCATTTTGGCCTCGATGCGCTCATCTCCGGCCCGGCGGGCGAGCGTTTTCAAAAAGTGACGCAACTGCTCACGGCGGAATTGCGCGACCGTCCGCAAACAAATTGGACCGGCGTGCTCAAGCAATTCAGCGATACCTACAACGTGCAATTTTATTTGTTCCGCAACGGCGAACAACTCGCGGGCGAAACGGTGAAGTTGCCGGACGAAGTGCGCGAGCGGGTAAATGAGCGCCGGGGGTTTGGGCCGCCCTCTCGGCATCAGCCCGGCCCACCCGACGAAGCTGACCGTCCGCCCAACGAGGATCGGCGGCCACCGGATGAATTCGCGCCGCCACCGCCACACGATCTTTCGCGTGATTCGACACCATCCGGTCCGTTGGAAAATCATCGGTTCATGATACATACAGCATCGCCAAGCCGTTACTGGGTGGTGACGCATTTCGTTATTCCCGACGCGGCGCGGCGGGCGCGACCGGAACCGATGGCGCTCGTGGCGGCATCGGAAAGCATGAGCGGCGGCGGTTTATTTTTCGATCTGACTTCGTGGATCATGGCGGGCGTGGCGGTGGTGGTGATTTCAGTCTTATTCTGGTTTCCGCTCGTGCGCGGAATTACACGTTCAATTTCGCGAATGACCGATGCGACTGAAAAAATCGCCGAGGGACATTTTGAAGTCCGCGCGCAAGTGCAGCGCAATGACGAACTGGGCTTGCTCAGTGACGCGATCAACCGCATGGCGATGCGCCTCTCGGGTTTTGTGGCCGGGCAGAAAAGATTTCTCGGCGATATTGCCCACGAGCTTTGTTCGCCGATTGCGCGCATCCAGGTGGCGCTCGCCATTTTAGAACAGCGCGCGGATGAAAAGCAAAAAAGCCAGCTTCAGGACTTGCGCGAGGAAGTCGAACAGATGTCGAATTTGGTGAATGAATTATTATCGTTCACCAAGGCGTCCATGGGCGGGGCGACTGTGAAGCTGCAAACTGTTTCAGTGAAAACGATTCTTGAAAAAGCCGTCGCCCGCGAATGCGCGCTGGGCGGCGGGACCGAAGTGAAGCTCGAGGTCGCGGAGGATTTGCAGATTAAAGGGGATGCGGATTTATTGCTGCGCGCGTTTGGAAATATTTTACGCAACGCGATTCATTACGCCGGCCAGGCCGGGCCGATCACGATCACAGCGTTGCGGGAAGAGACGCAAGTGCGGGTGAACGTCGAGGATTGCGGGCCGGGAATTCCCGAGGCCGCGATTGCACAGGTGTTCGATCCGTTTTATCGCGTGGATGTTTCACGGGCGCGGGAAACGGGTGGCGTGGGATTGGGATTGGCCATCGTCAAGACCTGCGTGGAATCGTGCGGCGGCACGGTGCGCTGTGAGAATCGCGCGGAAGGCGGACTACGCGTGGTGACGCAGTTCATCGCGGCGGAATAA
- a CDS encoding DoxX family membrane protein, with protein MSEIAPRYPRLKFFSRVAVAILFVFAGAMHFVRPAFYLTIMPPYLPQPLALVYISGAFEILGGIGLLPAVTRRFSGIGLMLLLLAVLPANAQMLIQNLRTQTFSIIAVVLFLRLPLQFVFMATVNCVSKSP; from the coding sequence ATGTCCGAAATCGCGCCACGCTACCCTCGTCTCAAGTTTTTTTCGCGTGTCGCGGTCGCGATTCTTTTTGTCTTCGCCGGTGCGATGCATTTCGTCAGGCCCGCATTTTATCTGACCATCATGCCGCCTTATTTGCCGCAACCGCTCGCGTTGGTTTATATCAGTGGCGCATTTGAAATTCTTGGAGGCATAGGTTTGCTGCCAGCCGTCACCCGGCGTTTTTCGGGAATCGGCCTGATGCTACTATTGCTCGCCGTCCTTCCCGCCAACGCGCAAATGCTCATTCAAAATTTGCGCACGCAAACATTTTCGATCATAGCAGTTGTCCTGTTTTTGCGCCTGCCGTTGCAATTCGTTTTCATGGCAACCGTAAATTGCGTGAGCAAATCGCCCTGA